The Clarias gariepinus isolate MV-2021 ecotype Netherlands chromosome 28, CGAR_prim_01v2, whole genome shotgun sequence DNA window tgttgccatctcagggagtttttccgtTTACTGTCACCCTCTAGCCGATTTTCTGTACAAGTTATAGAAAAttagttacattttatatatatatttttagattctATAAAGGAATTGTTGAAAGcgtttatatgtacagtataaaatcaAATTGATTGTTCCTATAAAACATGTCGTTCCTTTTCACACAGATGTTAACCAGTGTGCCTTTCTTCACCTTAAGTAACCCACACACCAAGTATAACTGAAGGCTGGACTTGGTACGTTTTTCATATCAGCAGAACTTCTGCTTCATCTCTGACACATCTCAGTGTCACACCTCGCTGGTGCACCAGGCCATAAAGAAGTAAAGTTAACCGTAAACCAGTGACGCTACTACAACTGATACGACTACACCGAGATCCTGAGCGTCATTTCTGCAACATGGAGCATCCATCAAAAACACAATCTTCATTAGAGATCGATGTGGATTTAGGATTTGcgctctttttcctctttcttctctGCCTCTTCCTGGTCATCACAGTTGTCCGCTGTGCCCAAACAGTGGTCGACCCTTACGGCTCCATCCCCACGTCCACTTATCAGGAGGAGCAGATCACTAACTGACGGTTGCTTTGGCCCATCCCACATAGTGAACTCACTGTGGGTGTTGGGCCTGAGATTTTGTGAGGACCAGACATGCAAGCATTGTCATcatgacattgtcgcaaagcagctttacacaatcaaaagaactatttaagtttgtataagtCAAGTGCAAACGTGGAGGAGTTTTGTTTAATGGACTTTAAACAGAATCATCTTACTCTtagagttttaattaaaaatcctCTTTTTGTAGTCGTTCTAGGtcttataaaattttaaatatttatgcattaatgtgttaaaaaagaaacaaactggCAAGATCTTAAACATGCTTGATCCAGCAGCAGATTGCTGTTGAAAGCTACAGGTTTCAAGAGAATGAAGGGAATTTTTAAGCTCATGCCAAATACAtgtctaagacttttgcacagtgatCGATTGATTAGTTAATTCTGTGTAAACACTAAAGCCTGGGGTATGAAAATCATCAGTTTTTGGAGACCAGCTCATTATGCAGTGCTTGATATCATACACacttttgtccttttttcctcattttgatGTTAAACATCGACATTAACTAAAACTCTTGACCGGCATGTGCATGATTTGACGCATCGTGCTGCTGCCGCATAATAACGGAAAAGATGGATTGCGTTCATGAACGagcaggtgttcctattaaagtggacagctttttttatttttctgtatattGTATGCCTTTTTAATCATTTACGTCACTGTACATAACTTTGGTGGTGTATCATGGTGACTGTGAACTTCATGAAACTCAAGAAAATGGTTGTGAAatgaaatgtataaaacatgACAGAGTACCTACAGCATTTCTGGTTTCAGTACACGCAGCTCTTACATTCATTCCcggaataaaaaaatgtgaaccGTCTGAGTTTCCAATTTTCGTCAACTTCTTAATTTGAAGACTTTTTTATGAAGCCAGATATCAATtgatctattcaattcaattttatttgcataacgCTTTGCTATACGtattcaaaagaattatttaagtttgtatgtgatgtgaatgtgtatgaatcacaatgataagactgtccctggtgagcaagccgagggcgacaatggcatgaaaaaactccctgagatggtagtaggaagaagccttgaaaggaaccagactcaacagggaacccatcctctttTGGGTGAAACGgacagcagggattgatctgcatcatactgtgcgagactggaagttcagtataacaggagatgtgtttaagttaaaatggagtccagttcattattagaggctcaggtagactgtaggaaactccagccCTGAACTATCAaacgactgaagtcacaagtcttcagggaacagctgtctgcatcagccgaggacaggattGTCTtagtggaaaagtggaaccgtccccagtcaccacacagggcatccatgcgaaGAGATCTCCAagcagaagcaggacaccaggatgagtcattCAGCCCCTGGGGGCATAGGGGGTCTGGATCATtagcagctcaggagcgacatgtatagctacAGAGTGATAGgtagagggaaaaagagagagggagaaagaggaggaggagagagagaattagagatggcagttaggtattgtcagagtcaaacaatgtataatgtgaatgtatatttagggttcgtccacacgaagccggtgcgtttcttttcattttttttcgttAATACGGCGTCGTCTCacgaaatatctgcgtacacacgaaaccactgaaaacggtgtagtatatatgccagaccagtatggggcgctgtaatttaCCCATaaagatacactatacacggagaagaagactttgagcatgcgcataaccttgcacgctgtatacgaaccaagattgtgttttccattatcgcttgttgctcataacagttgcatagaagcaatagattttgctgtaataaagctagcaggctttgtagcaacacgtacacaatcatgtagtccgccattattgttgttgctgttacgtgtgacacATGATGTGATGagatcatcgtttcacaaaatatacggatcggccgtacacacgaaaccgcaagggtggcgttttcagatttatccactttgggacccggtttcaaaaaatagcggtttcagtctcctaaaacgccggatccgtgtggacgaaacgccaatacgataaaaaatgtatacgtatacagcgaaacgcgtctccgtgtggacaggccctcaGTGTAGAGTGCAAACAGGGACTCCAGCAGAActtactatgacatcataactaaaagggagagccagaaggaaacacaaacatgagggcttcctgagatgtaaagcaaccaatcacctcaccgtcaacaaacctgagtgatcaatgagagtgaggaagacagcatctaaacataccagtttaccataatactctacgtccatgagtcccccagatctgctcctttacccaagacaaatctatttacaataatgcttgattaaataaataggtttttagcctggacttaaaccctgagactgtgtctgtgtcccgaacactatttggaagactattccataactttggggctttgtaagaaaaagctccgcccccagctgtagttttcataatacacggtactgacaagcagcctgcatcctttgatcgaagtattTGACAATTTGCCCTTTCTAAATACAGTATTGTAAACTGACCATGTCCTCTTTCAGGCGAGAAGTTGCCTGTACACATGTCCTGAAAGTGTAGCCTActtttaaccacacacacaactccTGAAAACAAGGAACAGTGACATTGAGAACTAAGGTGGAAATCGATCTGTTTGTGTGGTGTGCCGCTGTCCTTTAGTCATCTGTCCTACTGATGTGTACTTTCTGACGAACATGCATTGTCCAAGAATTTAAATTCCTAgggacataaaaataaataactttaagcCATTTCTTTAGGTGGTCTGGTTTCTCTGAAGGCTATAAATAAAAGACATCACACACCTCATAGTGACAGATTAAACACGGCTAAATTTTCTCAGAGTACACCTTTTGTCCACAGACAAAAAGGTTCATCAACAGACAAAAGGGTAAAGTCCCCTGAACTAGAAACCATAAAGCATGAATAAGCTTTTGTGtacttttacaaaaatattaatattatgtaatatataataatattaataaaaaaaatggtattggtgctaatttAACTTTATGTTCACATTTATgttttaagataagataaaaatataCCTTTATTTATCCTACAGAAAGGAGGGACAGTACAgtgcataaatataaaagaaaaagaatacaaTAGGTAcacttttttaacaaataagtCATATTCCTTTGCATATTAATACTGAAATTAGTGTCATATGACCTTTAAAAATTGTTGCCTTAAATCAGTTTTTGATAACagattcaaaaacaaaaaaatctgtagtgtccgtaaccatgtcaaatttacaataatttgcaatatcttaacaacttaccattttagaataaaacactttttttcaggtttattctctttcatgtgaaatctaaattgtcTGACATTATGGACATACtgtaaaagggcatgaaactgtatttagcaagtgtgtttcttttatatgatagaaatataaatgtgtatgcaatCTTACAAAAAATGtagcatggatcaggagataagaagcattacaGTTTTTTACAGATGCTAGGACACATTTCTCAATACTTAGGTCACTCTTCACACAGTGAGCACTACAGAAGTCTATGTGGGCTAAACTGAGAATCAATTATCATTGTTTTGGGACAAAATGCATTCAATGACTACATCTCTTAAATTTCATGAATTCTTTTTTCACTCAGACATCACAACTGCTAAAAATCTTTGTACGTACAGGACACTTTGCATGTGCTTACATACTGTTTTCAAAACTGTTAAACTTATGTTCAAAACAATAACATAATGCAAAACTGAATAAGACAGCAAAATTTAACggcaatattttattcaaacatatttaaatctaaaaatgcaGTTTAACCAGCCACAGCTGATTCTCGTTGTAGATGAACGTCTACACAGGTGTTACTCTTTCAATTTCATTACAAACGGAGACAACTGCTGAATAGGTTTGCATTGTGATGTAAACATGGACCCAGCCAGAACTAGTATATATCAGAACTACTATAATTGATCATGTAGTAAATCATGGTCTCTCAATGAGAGAGGCTGGTCAGAGAGTGCAGCCAAATCTGCAACGCTCTAACAGTGGCATGTACTGTTAGAGTTTTCCGGCAAACCAACAGGTAACTTGTATTCTGCATGGGGCATTTGACTCAGTTGCACAtttcagaagtaaaaaaaaaacttttgtgtaattgtttttgcatttctgcTTAGGACTCAACGGTTACCTTAAACAGGGGGAAAGGGAAAGAATTTTAGTATTACttagtgcaaaaaataaataaataaataaataaacaacataaaatattgACGAATTCTCATAATGTCTGATCCATTCCAGTAACATATATtgcagatataaacaatatatattgcaATTATAACAGAGACGTGTCCTTGTTTTACACAAGAAAACACTGTGTAATGCTACatgttgttagtgttttttaggTGTTTGTTTTGTGGGTGACAAAGTGTGTTTGTCGGCTGTCAACCTTTGCTATAGTGTTCTGAAAAAATACGTTTATTTGAGAACTGAATAAAGTGTTTTGCTAGTTGTAGTGCATTTTGAATGTGAAATTAACTGCTTTGCCAAGCTGAAAGTCAGTTAGGAGAATTGTGTGAAGAGTTTTGCAAAAGTGACCTAAGTATTGAAAAATGTGTCCTagcgtctgtaaaaaaaaaactgtaactgtTATGAAAAAccgtgttatatgatcctatttgaaaattaactttttcacctaggtgagacacttttttgcaccaataccatgtttaaTTATAATCAAAGAGCGTTGGAAACACTGCAGGGACTGCAGCTATGGAGGAGTGTTTTAAGTTTACAATTTAAAGTTATTAGAATGTTCTTACAACATTTTGGATTCTACAATATTTACAGTAACTGCCTCGGGTTTTAAATATGATAAAGTTCTGGGAAAGTTTCAACATGGtttgtataatgtttaaagAGTGTTTTGTAGGTCCTGGGAATACTGTTAGATAAGGTCCTGGAAACATTTCAGCAAGGACTACATATCCTTATGTAGGTACTTACAGAGTTACTTTTTTGGTTTGTAGAACTTTTAACATGTCACATTTTTTCGAATTGAACCCTGGACactaaggcaacagtgctaaccactatgtcatCTCTTTTTTGTAAGCTGAATTAACTTTTTGTTAAGTgagatcagaggagaatgaCCAGACCGATAGTGCCAAACTGACACTTTTTACAAACATGGCGAGCAGAAAAGCGCCTCGAAACACAACACACCAAATGCTGAAAGCCTGAAAGGCCGGTTTATCAgttttacactgaaaaaaagaaaagaaaagagatttGTGGTTATCAGACACAAAGCACAGAGATGAGGATAATCTTGGTTAAAGCTGGGACCCTGCTGGTAATCGCTGGTGCTCGAGTACTGACCATTTCATCTCAGGCAGCATCATCATAACATTAATCACTGATCGATTTAACTTATTGTAGCAGCTGGTCTGAAGGATGGCGAAGTTATATGAGTGAAGAGGCAGATATCAGAGTAGTT harbors:
- the LOC128516180 gene encoding cortexin domain-containing 1 protein-like encodes the protein MEHPSKTQSSLEIDVDLGFALFFLFLLCLFLVITVVRCAQTVVDPYGSIPTSTYQEEQITN